ATAATGGCACCCAATGCTTTTGATGATATTCTCCAATGACAAATAAGAAGATCCACCTTCCTGCAACGCTAACCTACGTTTGTCACTGATAACTCTTTAACCCTTTTCCTCACTTCACTTTCACCATCCATGACCATGAGTTCCCTTATCCCTTTCTCAACTTGCTCAGCTCTTACCATCTCTTGattcttcttttcttcaaaataatCCAAGCAAATTTCCACTGCAATTCCCAACTCCTTCACCACCTGAAAAGCATCAGCTGTTGCTCCGCGTGCAAAGTTGAATTCCAAAGTTGAATTCCAAAGCATGTAGCCATTGGCACGCCACTCCATAtactattcaaagttgaatTCCAACCACAATGCGACACAAAACCGCCCACAGCCGGGTGCGACCGACAACAACCAGCCTACAACTTTGACCAAGAAGATATCCACAGCCGGGTACTGTCACTTTCGTTTTTGAAATGTTTGATATTTAAATAATTTGTGGGTGTCAATTGGCATCAATACTGAATTTCGTTTTTCCTGTAAATGATTAAGGTTCGTTTGTTACAAACCTGATGCAATACTGAAAATATGCACCAAATTTTTGTTAGACGAATATTTGCCACAGCTATTTGTCAACATTTTGAATCCACATTTGTATTTTGTAGGAGATGGCAGTAATTAAGTGCGGTTAATACTCGAAAGCTCAACATATCATAGAACTTGAAGAGAAATGAATATTTAGAAATACACGGACACTGGCAGTTACATTGGAAGTGGTTAAATTTTGTTGTTATACTTCTTATAATGTTTAAGGTACACTGGCATAAATTACTGTATTTCTCGTGACTTCTGAACTAGTAGAATATTTTTCTCGAAATTCTGCGAAAAGATAACCAAGTCCCGCAAAATTATGATGAAAGAATCCTCAATATCGATGTTTTACAATTTACACCTGtgaacttcatttttttttttcaaaaacattttTGTATTTCTATCTTGGCAGCcaccttttgagcttctttacaaatattttttcaAGTCGATCCAATGCCAGATCAAGTAGTACTACCAATGCTCAGGTTTTCAAATGCATTATATTACTTatgtctttttaaaaaaaaaaaaaaaagttttccgTAATCTATGCCATTGGAGAAGACAAAGGAAGCTGGCTGGGGGAAGATTTGGTGCTATCTGAGTGAAGTGTGGGTTGAAAAGATTAAATCAAGACACACTTTCAACAGCTCTCTAGCCACTCTACTGCAAGATATATGCAGCCTACAAATCTCATTTTACTGAATTCTTAGTAATGGTCAGAAATTGGAAAGAAATGTTGCATTAATTAGTGAGATTAGTTCAACAAGATAAAGGCTGTTTTTTCACTGTTTTATTCAACTGCAACATATTCAAAAGTCTATGGGGGCAGAATGTATCAATGATTCTTAACAAGATTAGCTTAACAAGAGTAGGATAGTGCCTTGTTCTCAAAACCTCAAGGTTTTTGAGATTCACTTAACAGATAGAGGCTTTTTATTTTCAACTGTTTCATTCAACTGCAACATATTCGAAAGACCGTGGAGCAGAATGTATCAATGATTACACATTTGCACTTGTCTTATAATTAGTTGAATTGAACCTTGTTCATGTAGTAATCTCCGTTAACAACAGTTTTCATTGCACCAATTAAGCTGACGACCTAGAACAAATGTCTTGAATAAGATTCCCCAAAGCGAAATATGATGATCCACCTTCCTTTGTAGCTAGTCTGCTTTTCTCGCTGAATTCTTTAACCCTTATCCTTACTTCATTCTCAACATCCATGATTTCCCTTATGCCTTTCTCTACCTGCTCGGCTCTCACCAAAGcttgattttccttttgttGATTGTAGTCCAAACTAATTTCCACAGCAATTCCTAACTCTCTGACCAATTGGAACGCATTCAGCTGTTGCTCAGCTTGTACGGGCCAGGTGGCAATAGGCACCCCACAAAAGATGCTCTCCAACGTTGAATTCCAGCCGCAGTGTGACACGAATGCCCCAACAGCCGAACGTGACAGCACGGCCAGTTGTGGAACCCAACCCACGACTTTTCCGATCGAAGCCGTTCGATCCAAGAACCCTTCGGGCAGCGCAAGTTCAAGATTCTCATAATCCCTAGGAAACCCCCCTTCCTTTACAGGGGGCTGCCTGAGAACCCATAGGAACCGATGACCACTTCTCTCAATGCCATAAGCTATTTCTTGAACTTGGTCCGGATGGAAAGTTGCCAAGCTGCCAAAACAGAGAAAAACTACCGAGTTTTTAGGCTGACAATCCAGCCATTTCATCATTGCTGAACAATCTTCACTAGATTGAGGGTGGATTTGGGACCTATTTAGAATAGGCCCAACAGGAAAGATTGGTGGCAAGCTTGATTTACCATAATAAGAATCTAATGAAAAGGAACTAATAGCATTAGATTCAAGATCACTGAAAGTGTTCACTATGATTCCTTTAGCCCTTCTGTAGCCACGGGTCATTTTCAAAACGAAGGTCGACCAATATTCCTTCTGGGTTGCTGCAGCTGGGAGGACGCCGATTGGAACTGGTTTTGCAAAACTAGGGAGAATTAAATGGCTTTCCCCTTTAACCAGATCAGGTATGTCCTGGTTTTGCTCGTCTTCAAGGGTTTGCAAATGAAGCATCAGACCAAGAAAAGCCGCACCAGAGGTGAAGAATAAGTAGGTAGGAACTCCAAGCTCGTCAGCAACGTCAATCATGGTCGTGCTAACCAAGTCAATCAAAAGCCCAGATAATTTTTGAGTTTTTGAGGCTATTTCTCTCAcatgaggtttctgatattctAGGAGCTTCAAAGTGAAGAGCCCTCTATGTGTGATATTCCAATCAGAGGTGTCTTCTGGTGTTGGAAGGTGGTGGAAGTGGAGGCCTTCAACATTTGTGGCAGCGATGAGGGACTGAATTCTGGCTGTGCCATGGGGATCAATTGGCAGCTCCATGATCAGGGCTGTGATTGATAATTGATTGTTTCTTGCAAGCATCGGCTTGGCCAGCTCAAGGGCTTGTGCCAAGTGCCCCATTAGAGGTGGAACCATCATCAGGAGCTTAAATTTCTCCATTTGATACAGGAGAAGAAGGTTAAGAGGGGATGGAATTGTAGTTCTAGCACAAGAAGGATGCCACCTGAGGTTAATAAGTTCACAGATTTTGCATAGAAGTTGCTTGTCGAAATTGGGATCTATGCTAGTAATTGAGAGACCTCAAAAATATATCTTCGTCggtcccccttttttttttttcccaaattttctTATGAAAGTAagattttttttggcaaataaaCCTAATCCCCTTTTTAGACGACAGTTCTGTTGGATCACGTAACCTCATTGACTTGACCTCAATGCCTCTTCATTGAATTGACTGAGCTCTGTGGCCCTTACAGAGATGCTGTTGAGTCCAGCCGATCTCAAGCTTGTATGTTATGAGCGCTATTTGACTTCAAGCTCGAGCTTGATCAAGCTTGATCAAGtctcaaattttaaattcaaagcCGACTCGATATAGTTAAAAACAATTCGAGCTCGAATTCGTATAAGATTCGAACTCCAGTACTCGATCTAAGTTCAAAAAATGAGCTCGAAAACCTTTGTTTTCTAGACCAGATTTCAGCAAAAATTGAGTGCAAAAAATCTGTGCATTCCTTCAACAAAATAGCAactcatattaaaacatgcatttttcttcatttcaacACAAATTCCAATCATGTGAT
The DNA window shown above is from Coffea arabica cultivar ET-39 chromosome 5e, Coffea Arabica ET-39 HiFi, whole genome shotgun sequence and carries:
- the LOC113743606 gene encoding anthocyanidin 3-O-glucosyltransferase 2-like translates to MEKFKLLMMVPPLMGHLAQALELAKPMLARNNQLSITALIMELPIDPHGTARIQSLIAATNVEGLHFHHLPTPEDTSDWNITHRGLFTLKLLEYQKPHVREIASKTQKLSGLLIDLVSTTMIDVADELGVPTYLFFTSGAAFLGLMLHLQTLEDEQNQDIPDLVKGESHLILPSFAKPVPIGVLPAAATQKEYWSTFVLKMTRGYRRAKGIIVNTFSDLESNAISSFSLDSYYGKSSLPPIFPVGPILNRSQIHPQSSEDCSAMMKWLDCQPKNSVVFLCFGSLATFHPDQVQEIAYGIERSGHRFLWVLRQPPVKEGGFPRDYENLELALPEGFLDRTASIGKVVGWVPQLAVLSRSAVGAFVSHCGWNSTLESIFCGVPIATWPVQAEQQLNAFQLVRELGIAVEISLDYNQQKENQALVRAEQVEKGIREIMDVENEVRIRVKEFSEKSRLATKEGGSSYFALGNLIQDICSRSSA